The Dioscorea cayenensis subsp. rotundata cultivar TDr96_F1 chromosome 19, TDr96_F1_v2_PseudoChromosome.rev07_lg8_w22 25.fasta, whole genome shotgun sequence genome includes a window with the following:
- the LOC120249343 gene encoding LOW QUALITY PROTEIN: replication termination factor 2-like (The sequence of the model RefSeq protein was modified relative to this genomic sequence to represent the inferred CDS: inserted 2 bases in 1 codon) — METFPKLAQTLSVFGFGSALPDPTRLQRLRNFNSSSKPPDLNPRFQTLTLNPSQFLTLSHLKSLLLPRSQIITLDSYFTSNGRPLPDSTPISXPPSFLPSPLRLRLRGGGGDGGATGAESRDCYLNMYAVKKPDKVDPNETRLSRWTTCALSSEPLAPPVVIDRLGSLFNKEPLVEALIHKKLPKAFSHIRGLKDMIPVHLSPVPGRSDSEAKFQCPITGLEFNGKYGFLAIRGCGHVLSVKAFKEVKTSACLVCHKEFADSEKIVINGTAEEVAALRERMEEERGKVGKVKERKEKKALGAFVDGAKRGCGDEIEDGRKDRDHKKFKAGIAVPANATKEVYESIFISSKKKSNFKETYSCRSLPLGRN, encoded by the exons ATGGAGACATTTCCTAAGCTGGCTCAAACTCTAAGTGTTTTCGGGTTTGGGTCTGCTCTCCCAGATCCGACCCGTTTACAACGCCT AAGGAACTTCAACTCCTCATCCAAACCCCCTGATCTCAACCCCCGcttccaaaccctaaccctaaatccATCACAATTCCTCACTCTCTCCCATCTCAAATCCCTCCTCCTTCCCCGATCCCAAATCATAACCCTAGACTCGTACTTCACCTCCAATGGAAGGCCTCTACCCGATTCAACCCCAATCTC ACCGCCCTCCTTCCTTCCCTCACCCCTCCGCCTCCGCCTccgcggcggcggcggcgatgGCGGTGCCACCGGAGCCGAGTCCCGCGACTGCTACCTCAATATGTACGCGGTGAAAAAGCCTGACAAGGTCGATCCTAACGAGACTCGTCTCTCTCGCTGGACCACCTGCGCTCTTTCGTCGGAGCCACTCGCTCCCCCAGTTGTCATCGATCGCCTTGGCTCGCTGTTCAACAAGGAGCCCCTTGTCGAGGCCTTGATTCACAAGAAGCTCCCCAAGGCCTTCAGCCACATCCGCGGGCTCAAAGATATGATTCCTGTTCATCTCTCTCCTGTCCCTGGGCGGAGTGATTCAGAGGCGAAGTTCCAGTGCCCGATCACCGGGCTTGAATTCAATGGAAAATATGGGTTTCTTGCGATCCGGGGTTGTGGGCATGTTTTAAGTGTTAAGGCATTCAAAGAGGTCAAGACTTCAGCTTGTTTGGTTTGCCATAAGGAGTTTGCGGACTCAGAGAAGATTGTGATCAATGGGACTGCTGAGGAGGTGGCGGCTTTGAGGGAGAGGATGGAGGAGGAGAGGGGAAAAGTGGGGAAGGTGAAagagaggaaggagaagaaggcaTTGGGGGCTTTTGTTGATGGTGCGAAGAGAGGATGTGGGGATGAGATTGAAGACGGGAGGAAGGATCGAGATCACAAGAAGTTCAAGGCCGGGATTGCTGTGCCAGCTAATGCTACCAAGGAAGTTTATgaatctatttttatttcatcaaagaAGAAGTCGAATTTCAAGGAGACATATTCTTGCAGATCGCTTCCCCTTGGAAGGAACTGA
- the LOC120250256 gene encoding gamma-tubulin complex component 2-like isoform X2, producing the protein MDLALQELTQRIFPLCENYLLVSQFVEAKSQFKSGLVNHAFAAALRALLLDYQAMVAQLEHQFRIGRLSVQGLWFYCQPMMGSLHALGIVVEKVSADNLFGSATLNLLQSQAKAMAGDNAVRSLLEKMTQCANSAYMCILERWVYEGVIDDPYGEFFIAGNKALQKESLTQDYDAKYWQQRYSLKDSIPSFLTSVSGTILTTGKYLNVMRECGHNVQVPVSENSKLMTFGSNHQYFECIKTAYDFASCELLNLMKDKYDLIGKLRAMKRYLLLDQGDFLVHFMDIARDELAKRPDEISVEKLQSLLDLALRTTAAAADPCHEELACCVERTSLLKRLSILKDLDSPYPSNLGETVGDGDGDDLTKPVRVTGLETFSLSYKVQWPLSLVISRKALTKYQLIFRFLFHCKHVNRQLCVAWQVHQGFRCLNTLGTAISRSSLLCRSMLMFINSLLHYLTFEVLEPNWHLMHNRLRNVKSIDEVIQFHDFFLQKCLKECLLLWPQLLKKLEKLKAICLRYACSIQLLIPSVYNSEPDDAAEASSRMSKSRLRRSRINSPTLKSAAENSTISDSIMNFEKEFNAELHSLVPLLSNNSQTEPYLTRLAQCILGVGTDQ; encoded by the exons ATGGATTTGGCGCTGCAG GAATTGACACAGCGGATATTTCCTCTCTGTGAGAACTATCTCTTAGTCAGCCAGTTTGTGGAGGCAAAATCGCAGTTCAAGAGTGGCCTTGTTAACCATGCATTTGCTGCTGCTCTGAGGGCCCTTCTTTTG GATTACCAGGCCATGGTGGCGCAGCTGGAGCATCAGTTCCGCATAGGAAGACTTTCTGTTcagggattatggttttattgtcAG CCAATGATGGGCTCACTGCATGCTTTGGGCATTGTGGTTGAGAAAGTTTCTGCGGATAATTTGTTTGGTTCTGCCACTCTCAACCTCTTGCAGAGTCAG GCTAAGGCTATGGCAGGTGATAATGCAGTTCGATCATTGCTAGAGAAGATGACACAATGTGCCAACTCTGCATATATGTGCATATTGGAGAG GTGGGTTTATGAAGGGGTTATTGATGATCCTTATGGTGAGTTTTTCATTGCAGGGAACAAGGCACTGCAGAAG GAAAGCCTTACACAGGATTATGACGCCAAGTATTGGCAACAGCGCTATAGCCTCAAAGATAGCATCCCTAGCTTCCTTACAAGTGTTTCTGGGACAATTTTAACAACTGGAAAGTACTTGAATGTAATGAGAGAATGTGGGCACAATGTTCAG GTCCCTGTGTCAGAAAATTCAAAACTGATGACCTTTGGATCAAATCATCAGTATTTTGAATGTATCAAAACTGCTTATGATTTTGCAAGTTGTGAACTTTTGAATCTTATGAAAGACAAG TATGATCTGATTGGGAAACTCCGAGCAATGAAGCGATATTTACTTCTTGACCAG GGTGATTTTTTGGTCCATTTCATGGATATTGCTCGAGATGAGCTTGCTAAAAGACCTGATGAAATTTCTGTCGAGAAGTTGCAG TCGCTTCTTGACCTTGCTTTGCGCACCACTGCTGCAGCAGCAGATCCATGCCATGAGGAATTAGCATGCTGTGTG GAAAGAACATCATTGCTCAAGAGGTTGTCCATTCTTAAAGATCTGGATTCCCCTTACCCTTCGAATTTGGGTGAAACtgttggtgatggtgatggtgatgaccTGACCAAGCCTGTTAGGGTTACTGGCTTGGAGACGTTCTCCCTCAGTTACAAG GTTCAGTGGCCATTATCACTAGTTATTTCAAGAAAAGCTTTAACAAAATACCAGTTGATTTTCCGGTTCCTTTTTCACTGTAAGCATGTCAACCGGCAGCTATGTGTGGCGTGGCAAGTACATCAA GGATTTCGTTGCCTTAACACACTTGGAACAGCCATATCACGATCTTCGTTACTTTGCCGCAGCATGCTGATGTTCATAAACAGTCTTTTGCATTATTTGACTTTTGAG gTTCTTGAACCAAATTGGCATTTAATGCATAATCGTCTTCGAAATGTGAAGAGCATAGATGAG GTTATCCAATTTCACGATTTCTTCCTCCAAAAATGTTTGAAAGAATGCCTGCTCCTTTGGCCTCAGCTTCTCAAG AAGCTGGAGAAACTCAAAGCGATATGCCTTAGGTACGCATGCTCCATTCAGCTATTGATACCATCAGTCTATAACTCTGAGCCGGACGATGCAGCTGAAGCTTCATCTAGAATGTCAAAGTCCAGATTGAGAAGATCAAGGATTAATAGTCCGACACTAAAATCAGCTGCAGAGAACAGTACTATATCAGATTCCATCAT GAATTTCGAGAAGGAATTCAATGCCGAGCTTCACAGTCTGGTACCTCTTTTGAGCAACAATTCACAAACAGAGCCATACTTAACACGGCTCGCACAATGCATCCTCGGAGTGGGGACCGATCAATGA
- the LOC120250256 gene encoding gamma-tubulin complex component 2-like isoform X1 — protein METAPATPRWNVERPFLTGRFHLEIKVPPQPSGAKPYPVETFCRGSENVIGSYPVSVQGRYISIKGVRGKESRVVFQIDPSMDLALQELTQRIFPLCENYLLVSQFVEAKSQFKSGLVNHAFAAALRALLLDYQAMVAQLEHQFRIGRLSVQGLWFYCQPMMGSLHALGIVVEKVSADNLFGSATLNLLQSQAKAMAGDNAVRSLLEKMTQCANSAYMCILERWVYEGVIDDPYGEFFIAGNKALQKESLTQDYDAKYWQQRYSLKDSIPSFLTSVSGTILTTGKYLNVMRECGHNVQVPVSENSKLMTFGSNHQYFECIKTAYDFASCELLNLMKDKYDLIGKLRAMKRYLLLDQGDFLVHFMDIARDELAKRPDEISVEKLQSLLDLALRTTAAAADPCHEELACCVERTSLLKRLSILKDLDSPYPSNLGETVGDGDGDDLTKPVRVTGLETFSLSYKVQWPLSLVISRKALTKYQLIFRFLFHCKHVNRQLCVAWQVHQGFRCLNTLGTAISRSSLLCRSMLMFINSLLHYLTFEVLEPNWHLMHNRLRNVKSIDEVIQFHDFFLQKCLKECLLLWPQLLKKLEKLKAICLRYACSIQLLIPSVYNSEPDDAAEASSRMSKSRLRRSRINSPTLKSAAENSTISDSIMNFEKEFNAELHSLVPLLSNNSQTEPYLTRLAQCILGVGTDQ, from the exons atGGAGACGGCGCCGGCGACCCCTCGGTGGAATGTTGAGCGCCCATTCCTCACCGGCCGATTCCACCTG GAAATCAAGGTGCCTCCTCAGCCGTCCGGAGCTAAACCCTACCCCGTGGAGACATTCTG TCGCGGTTCGGAGAATGTGATTGGATCTTATCCTGTTTCAGTTCAG GGGCGGTACATATCGATAAAGGGAGTGCGGGGGAAGGAAAGCCGTGTGGTTTTTCAGATTGATCCATCAATGGATTTGGCGCTGCAG GAATTGACACAGCGGATATTTCCTCTCTGTGAGAACTATCTCTTAGTCAGCCAGTTTGTGGAGGCAAAATCGCAGTTCAAGAGTGGCCTTGTTAACCATGCATTTGCTGCTGCTCTGAGGGCCCTTCTTTTG GATTACCAGGCCATGGTGGCGCAGCTGGAGCATCAGTTCCGCATAGGAAGACTTTCTGTTcagggattatggttttattgtcAG CCAATGATGGGCTCACTGCATGCTTTGGGCATTGTGGTTGAGAAAGTTTCTGCGGATAATTTGTTTGGTTCTGCCACTCTCAACCTCTTGCAGAGTCAG GCTAAGGCTATGGCAGGTGATAATGCAGTTCGATCATTGCTAGAGAAGATGACACAATGTGCCAACTCTGCATATATGTGCATATTGGAGAG GTGGGTTTATGAAGGGGTTATTGATGATCCTTATGGTGAGTTTTTCATTGCAGGGAACAAGGCACTGCAGAAG GAAAGCCTTACACAGGATTATGACGCCAAGTATTGGCAACAGCGCTATAGCCTCAAAGATAGCATCCCTAGCTTCCTTACAAGTGTTTCTGGGACAATTTTAACAACTGGAAAGTACTTGAATGTAATGAGAGAATGTGGGCACAATGTTCAG GTCCCTGTGTCAGAAAATTCAAAACTGATGACCTTTGGATCAAATCATCAGTATTTTGAATGTATCAAAACTGCTTATGATTTTGCAAGTTGTGAACTTTTGAATCTTATGAAAGACAAG TATGATCTGATTGGGAAACTCCGAGCAATGAAGCGATATTTACTTCTTGACCAG GGTGATTTTTTGGTCCATTTCATGGATATTGCTCGAGATGAGCTTGCTAAAAGACCTGATGAAATTTCTGTCGAGAAGTTGCAG TCGCTTCTTGACCTTGCTTTGCGCACCACTGCTGCAGCAGCAGATCCATGCCATGAGGAATTAGCATGCTGTGTG GAAAGAACATCATTGCTCAAGAGGTTGTCCATTCTTAAAGATCTGGATTCCCCTTACCCTTCGAATTTGGGTGAAACtgttggtgatggtgatggtgatgaccTGACCAAGCCTGTTAGGGTTACTGGCTTGGAGACGTTCTCCCTCAGTTACAAG GTTCAGTGGCCATTATCACTAGTTATTTCAAGAAAAGCTTTAACAAAATACCAGTTGATTTTCCGGTTCCTTTTTCACTGTAAGCATGTCAACCGGCAGCTATGTGTGGCGTGGCAAGTACATCAA GGATTTCGTTGCCTTAACACACTTGGAACAGCCATATCACGATCTTCGTTACTTTGCCGCAGCATGCTGATGTTCATAAACAGTCTTTTGCATTATTTGACTTTTGAG gTTCTTGAACCAAATTGGCATTTAATGCATAATCGTCTTCGAAATGTGAAGAGCATAGATGAG GTTATCCAATTTCACGATTTCTTCCTCCAAAAATGTTTGAAAGAATGCCTGCTCCTTTGGCCTCAGCTTCTCAAG AAGCTGGAGAAACTCAAAGCGATATGCCTTAGGTACGCATGCTCCATTCAGCTATTGATACCATCAGTCTATAACTCTGAGCCGGACGATGCAGCTGAAGCTTCATCTAGAATGTCAAAGTCCAGATTGAGAAGATCAAGGATTAATAGTCCGACACTAAAATCAGCTGCAGAGAACAGTACTATATCAGATTCCATCAT GAATTTCGAGAAGGAATTCAATGCCGAGCTTCACAGTCTGGTACCTCTTTTGAGCAACAATTCACAAACAGAGCCATACTTAACACGGCTCGCACAATGCATCCTCGGAGTGGGGACCGATCAATGA
- the LOC120283299 gene encoding uncharacterized protein LOC120283299, whose translation MVKKQRDDRKAVRVTCEKDKHFTQAQSVFLQCICVLCSRNIDNEQQRKKHQASNKKTHRGPCTRCSNYFDNGDENSHTFTIHGMYFAEAVAARFPEALELNGIDVAPADDDEQAAADEETAEFEGIDADEEGG comes from the exons ATGGTGAAGAAGCAGCGCGACGACCGTAAAGCG GTTAGGGTGACTTGTGAGAAAGACAAGCATTTCACGCAAGCACAGAGTGTATTTCTGCAATGCATATGCGTTCTGTGCTCAAGGAATATCGACAACGAGCAGCAGCGTAAAAAGCACCAAGCCTCCAACAAAAAGACTCACAGAGGACCATGTACCCGTTGTTCCAATTATTTCGACAATGGGGATGAGAACTCGCATACATTCACT ATTCATGGAATGTATTTTGCCGAGGCTGTGGCAGCGCGTTTCCCTGAAGCACTTGAGTTGAACGGGATCGATGTTGCTcctgctgatgatgatgagcaAGCTGCTGCAGATGAGGAAACTGCTGAGTTTGAAGGGATTGATGCTGACGAGGAAG GTGGATAA